One segment of Megachile rotundata isolate GNS110a chromosome 6, iyMegRotu1, whole genome shotgun sequence DNA contains the following:
- the ckn gene encoding CRK like proto-oncogene, adaptor protein isoform X2, translating into MAITAVTSCLGPPPLPPGKRFLQKSSKKLSSTYRSFRDPAVEAWISNGVIEMSKTRLQRRERGPTICTIANGNLFRSCSEGNLSARKTTALLSATPLDKCIQAIYGSWKNLVHLGGMNRPSKAVTQAKKVAPPAVPDVFRHSGSSFGSAGYASSEDSCFLPGSGPGGTTDEGSYGVPSGKSPGPIFTHPGFAFPSVVGKYAHAEDQGIDMTQSPGRDSPGSSGSGSGSRHSTASLDSGRASGYHLGPRGPGALTSSPRCSISSLGSHPDRPADLDVVHAWLTELQFEEYFPLFASAGYDLATITRMTPEDLTAIGIKKPNHRKRLKAGIDNLNIGDGLPEHIPGSLEEWLRLLRLEEYLGALHQQGMRSVEDVTTLTWEDLEDIGIVRLGHQKKLLLAIKRVKDIRAGKRIQPLDLARLPPHPGQTQDVVIQRGGPDLPSPDEDCSSPVLRSFQRGGSDTTSGSAWRSMYAALPTDYNIIGRAGSRGKSLESLEDAPLGYPPSPAPSTHPQQIEWRPRSFEDGDLTPTNDTSVVDAGGGTLPRPRHCLVRPRPVAKVAATPGQFKSLPRDFDNKYQLTYGLESSPHLPKRCPPSPPRRQSSRDTSGTGVVGVGGTAVGDVVIDCSGPVPTASCDDHHMHHHQHHHLLHHPSPPPPAPAAAPSTPPQMNRPPSSMSRSWGSVSVNVNEEHELIASLALQHRNGSDASFKSSSSTESDSLPFANENAGTIKQRAARAQEYASGNSNNNIQSHGMTHHSGGSEPADVLNDIGNMLANLTDELDAMLEEEKRQGLTS; encoded by the exons ATGGCGATCACAGCCGTCACCAGTTGCTTGGGTCCTCCGCCCTTACCGCCTGGCAAACGTTTCCTGCAAAAGTCCTCGAAGAAGTTGTCCTCGACTTACAGAAGCTTCAGGGATCCGGCCGTCGAAGCTTGGATCTCGAACGGTGTTATCGAAATGTCGAAAACGAGACTCCAACGACGGGAACGTGGCCCCACGATTTGTACGATAGCCAATGGTAATTTGTTCAGAAGCTGTTCCGAAGGCAACCTGAGTGCACGTAAAACGACCGCGCTATTATCCGCTACTCCTCTCGATAAGTGCATCCAGGCGATTTATGGCAGCTGGAAGAATCTCGTGCACC TTGGCGGCATGAACCGGCCGTCCAAAGCTGTAACCCAGGCGAAGAAAGTGGCACCACCAGCTGTACCCGATGTATTTCGACATTCTGGTTCCTCTTTTGGATCCGCTGGATATGCGAGCAGCGAAGATAGCTGCTTCCTGCCCGGAAGTGGACCAGGAGGAACAACGGACGAGGGTTCTTACGGAGTGCCATCTGGAAAAAGTCCGGGACCTATTTTTACTCATCCTGGCTTTGCTTTTCCATCGGTTGTCGGCAAATATGCTCATGCCGAAGATCAAG GAATCGACATGACTCAAAGTCCTGGAAGAGATAGTCCAGGTAGTTCAGGATCAGGTTCTGGTTCCAGGCATTCGACCGCTTCGCTAGATTCAGGAAGAGCCTCGGGGTATCATTTAGGTCCTAGAGGACCTGGTGCTCTCACTTCGTCTCCCAGGTGTTCTATTAGCTCGCTTGGCAGTCATCCTGACAGACCGGCGGATCTTGACGTCGTTCATGCTTGGTTGACCGAGCTCCAATTCGAGGAATATTTCCCATTGTTTGCTTCTGCCGGTTACGATCTTGCTACTATAACGCGTATGACGCCGGAGGATTTAACAGCAATAG GGATCAAGAAGCCTAATCACAGGAAACGTTTGAAAGCGGGAATAGACAATTTAAATATAGGAGACGGCTTACCAGAGCATATTCCTGGCTCGTTAGAAGAGTGGCTTAGACTTTTACGACTTGAAGAATATCTTGGTGCTCTTCATCAACAGGGTATGCGTTCGGTAGAGGACGTAACGACTCTCACTTGGGAAGATCTGGAAGATATTGGAATTGTGCGTTTGGGCCATCAGAAAAAGTTGCTGCTAGCAATTAAGAGAGTTAAGGATATTCGTGCTGGTAAACGCATTCAGCCGCTGGATCTTGCACGACTACCGCCACATCCTGGACAAACACAA GATGTAGTCATTCAACGAGGTGGTCCTGATCTACCATCTCCCGACGAGGATTGTTCCTCGCCAGTTTTAAGATCTTTTCAAAGAGGAGGAAGCGATACTACGTCCGGGTCTGCATGGAGAAGCATGTATGCCGCTTTGCCAACCGATTACAATATCATCGGACGAGCTGGTTCACGAGGAAAGTCTTTAGAGAGTTTAGAGGATGCACCTCTTGGGTATCCTCCGTCTCCAGCTCCTTCCACGCACCCACAACAAATTGAATGGCGTCCACGTAGTTTCGAGGACGGAGATCTCACTCCTACTAATGATACTTCCGTGGTAGATGCAGGTGGAGGAACTCTTCCGCGCCCAAGGCATTGTCTTGTACGTCCACGACCTGTAGCCAAG GTCGCCGCGACTCCAGGGCAATTCAAGTCACTGCCAAGAGACTTTGATAACAAGTATCAATTAACTTATGGTCTTGAGAGTAGTCCACATCTTCCAAAACGTTGTCCACCGTCTCCTCCGAGGCGCCAAAGCTCCAGAGATACGAGTGGTACCGGTGTTGTTGGCGTTGGAGGAACGGCAGTCGGGGATGTCGTGATAGATTGCAGCGGACCAGTACCAACTGCTTCTTGCGACGATCATCATATGCATCATCATCAACATCATCACTTGCTTCATCATCCTTCGCCTCCACCTCCTGCACCCGCAGCAGCGCCATCCACACCGCCGCAAATGAATCGACCACCTTCTTCCATGTCTCGTTCTTGGGGTAGCGTCAGCGTTAATGTGAACGAAGAACACGAGTTAATAGCTTCTCTTGCTTTACAACACCGTAATGGTTCTGACGCCAGTTTTAAG TCAAGTTCCAGTACAGAATCAGATTCTCTGCCTTTCGCAAATGAAAATGCTGGTACGATAAAACAAAGAGCTGCTCGCGCACAAGAATATGCAAGTGGTAATTCTAATAACAATATTCAAAGCCATGGAATGACCCATCATTCTGGTGGTAGCGAACCGGCGGATGTGTTGAACGACATTGGGAATATGCTTGCAAATCTCACTGACGAACTTGACGCTATGCTCGAAGAGGAAAAGCGTCAAGGCTTGACTTCATAA
- the ckn gene encoding CRK like proto-oncogene, adaptor protein isoform X1 has translation MAITAVTSCLGPPPLPPGKRFLQKSSKKLSSTYRSFRDPAVEAWISNGVIEMSKTRLQRRERGPTICTIANGNLFRSCSEGNLSARKTTALLSATPLDKCIQAIYGSWKNLVHLGGMNRPSKAVTQAKKVAPPAVPDVFRHSGSSFGSAGYASSEDSCFLPGSGPGGTTDEGSYGVPSGKSPGPIFTHPGFAFPSVVGKYAHAEDQGIDMTQSPGRDSPGSSGSGSGSRHSTASLDSGRASGYHLGPRGPGALTSSPRCSISSLGSHPDRPADLDVVHAWLTELQFEEYFPLFASAGYDLATITRMTPEDLTAIGIKKPNHRKRLKAGIDNLNIGDGLPEHIPGSLEEWLRLLRLEEYLGALHQQGMRSVEDVTTLTWEDLEDIGIVRLGHQKKLLLAIKRVKDIRAGKRIQPLDLARLPPHPGQTQDVVIQRGGPDLPSPDEDCSSPVLRSFQRGGSDTTSGSAWRSMYAALPTDYNIIGRAGSRGKSLESLEDAPLGYPPSPAPSTHPQQIEWRPRSFEDGDLTPTNDTSVVDAGGGTLPRPRHCLVRPRPVAKVIQDLVNGVEFINESSIRFQVAATPGQFKSLPRDFDNKYQLTYGLESSPHLPKRCPPSPPRRQSSRDTSGTGVVGVGGTAVGDVVIDCSGPVPTASCDDHHMHHHQHHHLLHHPSPPPPAPAAAPSTPPQMNRPPSSMSRSWGSVSVNVNEEHELIASLALQHRNGSDASFKSSSSTESDSLPFANENAGTIKQRAARAQEYASGNSNNNIQSHGMTHHSGGSEPADVLNDIGNMLANLTDELDAMLEEEKRQGLTS, from the exons ATGGCGATCACAGCCGTCACCAGTTGCTTGGGTCCTCCGCCCTTACCGCCTGGCAAACGTTTCCTGCAAAAGTCCTCGAAGAAGTTGTCCTCGACTTACAGAAGCTTCAGGGATCCGGCCGTCGAAGCTTGGATCTCGAACGGTGTTATCGAAATGTCGAAAACGAGACTCCAACGACGGGAACGTGGCCCCACGATTTGTACGATAGCCAATGGTAATTTGTTCAGAAGCTGTTCCGAAGGCAACCTGAGTGCACGTAAAACGACCGCGCTATTATCCGCTACTCCTCTCGATAAGTGCATCCAGGCGATTTATGGCAGCTGGAAGAATCTCGTGCACC TTGGCGGCATGAACCGGCCGTCCAAAGCTGTAACCCAGGCGAAGAAAGTGGCACCACCAGCTGTACCCGATGTATTTCGACATTCTGGTTCCTCTTTTGGATCCGCTGGATATGCGAGCAGCGAAGATAGCTGCTTCCTGCCCGGAAGTGGACCAGGAGGAACAACGGACGAGGGTTCTTACGGAGTGCCATCTGGAAAAAGTCCGGGACCTATTTTTACTCATCCTGGCTTTGCTTTTCCATCGGTTGTCGGCAAATATGCTCATGCCGAAGATCAAG GAATCGACATGACTCAAAGTCCTGGAAGAGATAGTCCAGGTAGTTCAGGATCAGGTTCTGGTTCCAGGCATTCGACCGCTTCGCTAGATTCAGGAAGAGCCTCGGGGTATCATTTAGGTCCTAGAGGACCTGGTGCTCTCACTTCGTCTCCCAGGTGTTCTATTAGCTCGCTTGGCAGTCATCCTGACAGACCGGCGGATCTTGACGTCGTTCATGCTTGGTTGACCGAGCTCCAATTCGAGGAATATTTCCCATTGTTTGCTTCTGCCGGTTACGATCTTGCTACTATAACGCGTATGACGCCGGAGGATTTAACAGCAATAG GGATCAAGAAGCCTAATCACAGGAAACGTTTGAAAGCGGGAATAGACAATTTAAATATAGGAGACGGCTTACCAGAGCATATTCCTGGCTCGTTAGAAGAGTGGCTTAGACTTTTACGACTTGAAGAATATCTTGGTGCTCTTCATCAACAGGGTATGCGTTCGGTAGAGGACGTAACGACTCTCACTTGGGAAGATCTGGAAGATATTGGAATTGTGCGTTTGGGCCATCAGAAAAAGTTGCTGCTAGCAATTAAGAGAGTTAAGGATATTCGTGCTGGTAAACGCATTCAGCCGCTGGATCTTGCACGACTACCGCCACATCCTGGACAAACACAA GATGTAGTCATTCAACGAGGTGGTCCTGATCTACCATCTCCCGACGAGGATTGTTCCTCGCCAGTTTTAAGATCTTTTCAAAGAGGAGGAAGCGATACTACGTCCGGGTCTGCATGGAGAAGCATGTATGCCGCTTTGCCAACCGATTACAATATCATCGGACGAGCTGGTTCACGAGGAAAGTCTTTAGAGAGTTTAGAGGATGCACCTCTTGGGTATCCTCCGTCTCCAGCTCCTTCCACGCACCCACAACAAATTGAATGGCGTCCACGTAGTTTCGAGGACGGAGATCTCACTCCTACTAATGATACTTCCGTGGTAGATGCAGGTGGAGGAACTCTTCCGCGCCCAAGGCATTGTCTTGTACGTCCACGACCTGTAGCCAAGGTAATACAAGACTTAGTCAATGGAGttgaatttattaatgaaaGTTCCATTCGATTTCAGGTCGCCGCGACTCCAGGGCAATTCAAGTCACTGCCAAGAGACTTTGATAACAAGTATCAATTAACTTATGGTCTTGAGAGTAGTCCACATCTTCCAAAACGTTGTCCACCGTCTCCTCCGAGGCGCCAAAGCTCCAGAGATACGAGTGGTACCGGTGTTGTTGGCGTTGGAGGAACGGCAGTCGGGGATGTCGTGATAGATTGCAGCGGACCAGTACCAACTGCTTCTTGCGACGATCATCATATGCATCATCATCAACATCATCACTTGCTTCATCATCCTTCGCCTCCACCTCCTGCACCCGCAGCAGCGCCATCCACACCGCCGCAAATGAATCGACCACCTTCTTCCATGTCTCGTTCTTGGGGTAGCGTCAGCGTTAATGTGAACGAAGAACACGAGTTAATAGCTTCTCTTGCTTTACAACACCGTAATGGTTCTGACGCCAGTTTTAAG TCAAGTTCCAGTACAGAATCAGATTCTCTGCCTTTCGCAAATGAAAATGCTGGTACGATAAAACAAAGAGCTGCTCGCGCACAAGAATATGCAAGTGGTAATTCTAATAACAATATTCAAAGCCATGGAATGACCCATCATTCTGGTGGTAGCGAACCGGCGGATGTGTTGAACGACATTGGGAATATGCTTGCAAATCTCACTGACGAACTTGACGCTATGCTCGAAGAGGAAAAGCGTCAAGGCTTGACTTCATAA
- the ckn gene encoding CRK like proto-oncogene, adaptor protein isoform X6, which translates to MVGGMNRPSKAVTQAKKVAPPAVPDVFRHSGSSFGSAGYASSEDSCFLPGSGPGGTTDEGSYGVPSGKSPGPIFTHPGFAFPSVVGKYAHAEDQGIDMTQSPGRDSPGSSGSGSGSRHSTASLDSGRASGYHLGPRGPGALTSSPRCSISSLGSHPDRPADLDVVHAWLTELQFEEYFPLFASAGYDLATITRMTPEDLTAIGIKKPNHRKRLKAGIDNLNIGDGLPEHIPGSLEEWLRLLRLEEYLGALHQQGMRSVEDVTTLTWEDLEDIGIVRLGHQKKLLLAIKRVKDIRAGKRIQPLDLARLPPHPGQTQDVVIQRGGPDLPSPDEDCSSPVLRSFQRGGSDTTSGSAWRSMYAALPTDYNIIGRAGSRGKSLESLEDAPLGYPPSPAPSTHPQQIEWRPRSFEDGDLTPTNDTSVVDAGGGTLPRPRHCLVRPRPVAKVAATPGQFKSLPRDFDNKYQLTYGLESSPHLPKRCPPSPPRRQSSRDTSGTGVVGVGGTAVGDVVIDCSGPVPTASCDDHHMHHHQHHHLLHHPSPPPPAPAAAPSTPPQMNRPPSSMSRSWGSVSVNVNEEHELIASLALQHRNGSDASFKSSSSTESDSLPFANENAGTIKQRAARAQEYASGNSNNNIQSHGMTHHSGGSEPADVLNDIGNMLANLTDELDAMLEEEKRQGLTS; encoded by the exons ATGG TTGGCGGCATGAACCGGCCGTCCAAAGCTGTAACCCAGGCGAAGAAAGTGGCACCACCAGCTGTACCCGATGTATTTCGACATTCTGGTTCCTCTTTTGGATCCGCTGGATATGCGAGCAGCGAAGATAGCTGCTTCCTGCCCGGAAGTGGACCAGGAGGAACAACGGACGAGGGTTCTTACGGAGTGCCATCTGGAAAAAGTCCGGGACCTATTTTTACTCATCCTGGCTTTGCTTTTCCATCGGTTGTCGGCAAATATGCTCATGCCGAAGATCAAG GAATCGACATGACTCAAAGTCCTGGAAGAGATAGTCCAGGTAGTTCAGGATCAGGTTCTGGTTCCAGGCATTCGACCGCTTCGCTAGATTCAGGAAGAGCCTCGGGGTATCATTTAGGTCCTAGAGGACCTGGTGCTCTCACTTCGTCTCCCAGGTGTTCTATTAGCTCGCTTGGCAGTCATCCTGACAGACCGGCGGATCTTGACGTCGTTCATGCTTGGTTGACCGAGCTCCAATTCGAGGAATATTTCCCATTGTTTGCTTCTGCCGGTTACGATCTTGCTACTATAACGCGTATGACGCCGGAGGATTTAACAGCAATAG GGATCAAGAAGCCTAATCACAGGAAACGTTTGAAAGCGGGAATAGACAATTTAAATATAGGAGACGGCTTACCAGAGCATATTCCTGGCTCGTTAGAAGAGTGGCTTAGACTTTTACGACTTGAAGAATATCTTGGTGCTCTTCATCAACAGGGTATGCGTTCGGTAGAGGACGTAACGACTCTCACTTGGGAAGATCTGGAAGATATTGGAATTGTGCGTTTGGGCCATCAGAAAAAGTTGCTGCTAGCAATTAAGAGAGTTAAGGATATTCGTGCTGGTAAACGCATTCAGCCGCTGGATCTTGCACGACTACCGCCACATCCTGGACAAACACAA GATGTAGTCATTCAACGAGGTGGTCCTGATCTACCATCTCCCGACGAGGATTGTTCCTCGCCAGTTTTAAGATCTTTTCAAAGAGGAGGAAGCGATACTACGTCCGGGTCTGCATGGAGAAGCATGTATGCCGCTTTGCCAACCGATTACAATATCATCGGACGAGCTGGTTCACGAGGAAAGTCTTTAGAGAGTTTAGAGGATGCACCTCTTGGGTATCCTCCGTCTCCAGCTCCTTCCACGCACCCACAACAAATTGAATGGCGTCCACGTAGTTTCGAGGACGGAGATCTCACTCCTACTAATGATACTTCCGTGGTAGATGCAGGTGGAGGAACTCTTCCGCGCCCAAGGCATTGTCTTGTACGTCCACGACCTGTAGCCAAG GTCGCCGCGACTCCAGGGCAATTCAAGTCACTGCCAAGAGACTTTGATAACAAGTATCAATTAACTTATGGTCTTGAGAGTAGTCCACATCTTCCAAAACGTTGTCCACCGTCTCCTCCGAGGCGCCAAAGCTCCAGAGATACGAGTGGTACCGGTGTTGTTGGCGTTGGAGGAACGGCAGTCGGGGATGTCGTGATAGATTGCAGCGGACCAGTACCAACTGCTTCTTGCGACGATCATCATATGCATCATCATCAACATCATCACTTGCTTCATCATCCTTCGCCTCCACCTCCTGCACCCGCAGCAGCGCCATCCACACCGCCGCAAATGAATCGACCACCTTCTTCCATGTCTCGTTCTTGGGGTAGCGTCAGCGTTAATGTGAACGAAGAACACGAGTTAATAGCTTCTCTTGCTTTACAACACCGTAATGGTTCTGACGCCAGTTTTAAG TCAAGTTCCAGTACAGAATCAGATTCTCTGCCTTTCGCAAATGAAAATGCTGGTACGATAAAACAAAGAGCTGCTCGCGCACAAGAATATGCAAGTGGTAATTCTAATAACAATATTCAAAGCCATGGAATGACCCATCATTCTGGTGGTAGCGAACCGGCGGATGTGTTGAACGACATTGGGAATATGCTTGCAAATCTCACTGACGAACTTGACGCTATGCTCGAAGAGGAAAAGCGTCAAGGCTTGACTTCATAA
- the ckn gene encoding CRK like proto-oncogene, adaptor protein isoform X3: protein MAITAVTSCLGPPPLPPGKRFLQKSSKKLSSTYRSFRDPAVEAWISNGVIEMSKTRLQRRERGPTICTIANGNLFRSCSEGNLSARKTTALLSATPLDKCIQAIYGSWKNLVHLGGMNRPSKAVTQAKKVAPPAVPDVFRHSGSSFGSAGYASSEDSCFLPGSGPGGTTDEGSYGVPSGKSPGPIFTHPGFAFPSVVGKYAHAEDQGIDMTQSPGRDSPGSSGSGSGSRHSTASLDSGRASGYHLGPRGPGALTSSPRCSISSLGSHPDRPADLDVVHAWLTELQFEEYFPLFASAGYDLATITRMTPEDLTAIGIKKPNHRKRLKAGIDNLNIGDGLPEHIPGSLEEWLRLLRLEEYLGALHQQGMRSVEDVTTLTWEDLEDIGIVRLGHQKKLLLAIKRVKDIRAGKRIQPLDLARLPPHPGQTQDVVIQRGGPDLPSPDEDCSSPVLRSFQRGGSDTTSGSAWRSMYAALPTDYNIIGRAGSRGKSLESLEDAPLGYPPSPAPSTHPQQIEWRPRSFEDGDLTPTNDTSVVDAGGGTLPRPRHCLVAATPGQFKSLPRDFDNKYQLTYGLESSPHLPKRCPPSPPRRQSSRDTSGTGVVGVGGTAVGDVVIDCSGPVPTASCDDHHMHHHQHHHLLHHPSPPPPAPAAAPSTPPQMNRPPSSMSRSWGSVSVNVNEEHELIASLALQHRNGSDASFKSSSSTESDSLPFANENAGTIKQRAARAQEYASGNSNNNIQSHGMTHHSGGSEPADVLNDIGNMLANLTDELDAMLEEEKRQGLTS, encoded by the exons ATGGCGATCACAGCCGTCACCAGTTGCTTGGGTCCTCCGCCCTTACCGCCTGGCAAACGTTTCCTGCAAAAGTCCTCGAAGAAGTTGTCCTCGACTTACAGAAGCTTCAGGGATCCGGCCGTCGAAGCTTGGATCTCGAACGGTGTTATCGAAATGTCGAAAACGAGACTCCAACGACGGGAACGTGGCCCCACGATTTGTACGATAGCCAATGGTAATTTGTTCAGAAGCTGTTCCGAAGGCAACCTGAGTGCACGTAAAACGACCGCGCTATTATCCGCTACTCCTCTCGATAAGTGCATCCAGGCGATTTATGGCAGCTGGAAGAATCTCGTGCACC TTGGCGGCATGAACCGGCCGTCCAAAGCTGTAACCCAGGCGAAGAAAGTGGCACCACCAGCTGTACCCGATGTATTTCGACATTCTGGTTCCTCTTTTGGATCCGCTGGATATGCGAGCAGCGAAGATAGCTGCTTCCTGCCCGGAAGTGGACCAGGAGGAACAACGGACGAGGGTTCTTACGGAGTGCCATCTGGAAAAAGTCCGGGACCTATTTTTACTCATCCTGGCTTTGCTTTTCCATCGGTTGTCGGCAAATATGCTCATGCCGAAGATCAAG GAATCGACATGACTCAAAGTCCTGGAAGAGATAGTCCAGGTAGTTCAGGATCAGGTTCTGGTTCCAGGCATTCGACCGCTTCGCTAGATTCAGGAAGAGCCTCGGGGTATCATTTAGGTCCTAGAGGACCTGGTGCTCTCACTTCGTCTCCCAGGTGTTCTATTAGCTCGCTTGGCAGTCATCCTGACAGACCGGCGGATCTTGACGTCGTTCATGCTTGGTTGACCGAGCTCCAATTCGAGGAATATTTCCCATTGTTTGCTTCTGCCGGTTACGATCTTGCTACTATAACGCGTATGACGCCGGAGGATTTAACAGCAATAG GGATCAAGAAGCCTAATCACAGGAAACGTTTGAAAGCGGGAATAGACAATTTAAATATAGGAGACGGCTTACCAGAGCATATTCCTGGCTCGTTAGAAGAGTGGCTTAGACTTTTACGACTTGAAGAATATCTTGGTGCTCTTCATCAACAGGGTATGCGTTCGGTAGAGGACGTAACGACTCTCACTTGGGAAGATCTGGAAGATATTGGAATTGTGCGTTTGGGCCATCAGAAAAAGTTGCTGCTAGCAATTAAGAGAGTTAAGGATATTCGTGCTGGTAAACGCATTCAGCCGCTGGATCTTGCACGACTACCGCCACATCCTGGACAAACACAA GATGTAGTCATTCAACGAGGTGGTCCTGATCTACCATCTCCCGACGAGGATTGTTCCTCGCCAGTTTTAAGATCTTTTCAAAGAGGAGGAAGCGATACTACGTCCGGGTCTGCATGGAGAAGCATGTATGCCGCTTTGCCAACCGATTACAATATCATCGGACGAGCTGGTTCACGAGGAAAGTCTTTAGAGAGTTTAGAGGATGCACCTCTTGGGTATCCTCCGTCTCCAGCTCCTTCCACGCACCCACAACAAATTGAATGGCGTCCACGTAGTTTCGAGGACGGAGATCTCACTCCTACTAATGATACTTCCGTGGTAGATGCAGGTGGAGGAACTCTTCCGCGCCCAAGGCATTGTCTT GTCGCCGCGACTCCAGGGCAATTCAAGTCACTGCCAAGAGACTTTGATAACAAGTATCAATTAACTTATGGTCTTGAGAGTAGTCCACATCTTCCAAAACGTTGTCCACCGTCTCCTCCGAGGCGCCAAAGCTCCAGAGATACGAGTGGTACCGGTGTTGTTGGCGTTGGAGGAACGGCAGTCGGGGATGTCGTGATAGATTGCAGCGGACCAGTACCAACTGCTTCTTGCGACGATCATCATATGCATCATCATCAACATCATCACTTGCTTCATCATCCTTCGCCTCCACCTCCTGCACCCGCAGCAGCGCCATCCACACCGCCGCAAATGAATCGACCACCTTCTTCCATGTCTCGTTCTTGGGGTAGCGTCAGCGTTAATGTGAACGAAGAACACGAGTTAATAGCTTCTCTTGCTTTACAACACCGTAATGGTTCTGACGCCAGTTTTAAG TCAAGTTCCAGTACAGAATCAGATTCTCTGCCTTTCGCAAATGAAAATGCTGGTACGATAAAACAAAGAGCTGCTCGCGCACAAGAATATGCAAGTGGTAATTCTAATAACAATATTCAAAGCCATGGAATGACCCATCATTCTGGTGGTAGCGAACCGGCGGATGTGTTGAACGACATTGGGAATATGCTTGCAAATCTCACTGACGAACTTGACGCTATGCTCGAAGAGGAAAAGCGTCAAGGCTTGACTTCATAA